A single genomic interval of Caretta caretta isolate rCarCar2 chromosome 23, rCarCar1.hap1, whole genome shotgun sequence harbors:
- the LOC125628034 gene encoding protein bicaudal D homolog 1 isoform X2: protein MPSPHFRATYGRGLGHRCVVSAGGYSLSLPTGMPLPLAGTQPCRPVPTMELVKAPADLAQLQAEVGRLAAELQEATQEKVQAAQYGLAVLEENGELKQRCGELEGQLEGLSSELSQMKEECQALEAEKAQLREELKQYKSRELRQLQDCAELEEENISLQKQVSLLKGNQVEFEALKHELRCRDEEAVLAGAQLEELGRLRELAERQLEEVLETLAVEREQRRELRRELAACTGGRPGSLGSLQAGLEELSQDEELDSGFANGSASVGDFGERASTPHARPAPSLVADLFSELSLAEVPKLRQQLLQVDREKACLAADVQEARGQLDSARVALTDQQQRNGLLLEQLKARPASPEPQPWQDLVAQLEGQLRASRKLAGELQARLAQAQEELLGLMEELATLYHQVCAWRGLTPQRVVLDYYRDGRGTRRLLGKREPAGKTHLQPEPGAGPCEDQSPAGEPLNVSHLAVVLREQLGHLQGALVLWQQRPPGQGLPAAELEQDKEVLAEEVMKLRSLLSTKREQIATLRTVLKANKQTAEVALSNLKGQYEGEKALVSDTMLKLRRELKALKEDATTFSSLRAMFASRCDQYVSQLDEMQRQLAVAEDEKKTLSSLLRMAIQQKLALTQRLESLESPAHGTRARPRSTRSTAH, encoded by the exons ATGCCCTCCCCCCACTTCAGGGCCACGTACGGGAGGGGGCTAGGGCACAGGTGTGTGGTGTCTGCAGGAGGTTACAGCCTGTCCCTGCCCACAGGCATGCCGCTGCCCCTCGCCGGGACCCAGCCCTGCCGCCCGGTGCCCACTATGGAGTTGGTGAAAGCGCCCGCAGACCTGGCCCAGCTGCAGGCGGAGGTGGGGCGCCTGGCGGCCGAGCTGCAGGAGGCGACGCAGGAGAAGGTCCAGGCCGCCCAGTACGGGCTGGCGGTGCTGGAGGAGAACGGGGAGCTCAAGCAGCGCTGCGGGgagctggaggggcagctggagGGGCTGAGCTCGGAGCTGTCCCAAATGAAGGAG GAGTGCCAGGCCTTGGAGGCAGAGAAGGCCCAGCTGCGGGAGGAGCTGAAGCAGTACAAGAGCCGGGAGCTGCGGCAGCTGCAGGACTGCgctgagctggaggaggagaacatCTCCCTGCAGAAGCAGGTGTCCCTGCTCAAGGGCAACCAG GTGGAGTTTGAGGCCCTGAAGCACGAGCTGCGGTGCCGGGATGAGGAGGCAGTGCTGGCCGGagcccagctggaggagctggggcggCTGCGGGAGCTGGCAGAGCGGCAGCTGGAGGAGGTGCTGGAGACGCTGGCGGTGGAGCGGGAGCAGCGGCGGGAGCTGCGGCGGGAGCTGGCGGCCTGCACCGGGGGCCGCCCCGGCTCGCTGGGCAGCCTGCAGGCCGGCCTGGAGGAGCTAAGCCAGGATGAGGAGCTGGACAGCGGCTTTGCCAATGGCAGCGCCAGCGTGGGGGACTTCGGGGAGCGGGCGTCCACTCCCCACGCCCGCCCTGCGCCCAGCCTCGTCGCCGACCTCTTCAGTGAGCTCAGCCTGGCCGAGGTGCCCAAGCTgcggcagcagctgctccag GTGGACCGGGAGAAAGCCTGCCTGGCAGCTGATGTGCAGGAGGCCCGGGGGCAGCTGGACAGCGCCAGGGTGGCCTTGACAGATCAGCAGCAGCGCAATGGCCTCCTCCTGGAGCAGCTCAAGGCCAGGCCAGCATCCCCggagccccagccctggcaggacCTGGTGGCGCAGCTGGAGGGGCAGCTGCGGGCCTCCCGGAAGCTggcaggggagctgcaggcccggctggcccaggcccaggaggagctgctggggctgaTGGAGGAACTGGCCACCCTCTACCACCAGGTCTGCGCCTGGCGTGGCCTGACGCCGCAGCGGGTGGTGCTGGATTATTACCGGGACGGGCGCGGCACCAGGAGGCTGCTGGGCAAGAGGGAGCCGGCGGGCAAGACCCATCTCCAGCCGGAGCCAGGGGCGGGGCCCTGTGAGGACCAGTCACCCGCTGGGGAGCCCCTCAATGTCTCCCACCTGGCGGTGGTGCTGCGGGAGCAGCTGGGGCacctgcagggggcgctggtCCTGTGGCAGCAGCGGCCCCCCGGGCAGGGCCTGCCCGCCGCCGAGCTGGAGCAGGACAAGGAGGTGCTGGCTGAAGAGGTGATGAAGCTTCGCTCCCTGCTCAGCACCAAGCGGGAGCAGATCGCCACGCTGCGCACTGTGCTCAAGGCCAACAAGCAG ACGGCGGAGGTGGCGCTCTCCAACCTGAAGGGGCAGTACGAGGGGGAGAAAGCCCTGGTGTCGGACACCATGCTCAAGCTGCGCCGCGAGCTGAAGGCCTTGAAGGAGGACGCCACCACCTTCTCCTCCCTACGCGCCATGTTTGCCAGCCG GTGTGACCAGTACGTCTCCCAGCTGGACGAGATGCAGCGGCAGCTGGCCGTGGCGGAGGATGAGAAGAAGACGCTCAGCTCCTTGCTGCGCATGGCCATCCAGCAGAAGCTGGCTCTCACCCAGCGCCTGGAGAGCCTGGAGAGCCCGGCCCACGGCACCCGGGCCAGACCGCGCAGCACCAGGAGCACCGCG CACTGA
- the LOC125628036 gene encoding extracellular matrix protein 2 isoform X1, whose translation MKLVLLLALFLWVQLEGARRGAPKVLSPPSALGPKNHSSPSAPLTEDPALIGGSPEQLSAQDPAPQLSPTEGPSRRKAEGRRGAPERGKAAQEARQDGAKVLGTRRGSLPGEETGPPRAAGKAPGAKARSEPPATARNSRHSVGTAQDAGVSRRAGKGQQVLGKEPPPRRSNATRLEAGRARPGARPEGGPIMPSLPTACLLSDSAIACGNVHMKQVPALSDAGLKMLYLADNEISRLPRGVFAGLPNLEWVDLSKNQLDSGGLHPKAFQNLTKLKRLNLDGNRLTRIPSLPPSLLELKVNDNGLERLQSDSFRGLYKLLTLELEGDELHDGNVIPTSFKPLRSLIYLRLDRNRFRAIPSGLPPSLQELHLDSNHIEEVREGLLNKTLNLSVLVLSNNKLQEDRIAPRAWIDLPKLESLDLSYNRLVHVPSFLPRRLRQLTLHHNRIERVPGYVFAHLRPGLEFLRLSHNRLRAEGVHATSFAGLGRSLAELLLDHNQLQAVPRGLLGLKGLQVLRLSHNLIRQVPLNSVCDTRVAEDSSLVSMRLEQNLIDLRRIPPTAFSCIRAYHSVVLHPQRGQA comes from the exons atgaaactggtGCTGTTGCTGGCCCTCTTCCTGTGGGTTCAGCTCGAGGGTGCCAGGAGGGGGGCCCCCAAGGTGCTGAGCCCCCCATCTGCTCTGGGCCCCAAAAACCACAGCTCCCCATCTGCTCCCCTCACCGAGGACCCAGCCCTCATAGGCGGCTCCCCAGAGCAGCTGAGTGCCCAGGATCCAGCCCCACAACTGAGCCCCACGGAGG gcCCCAGCCGGAGGAAGGCGGAGGGACGCCGCGGGGCGCCCGAGCGAGGGAAAGCGGCCCAGGAGGCGCGGCAGGACGGGGCCAAGGTCCTGGGGACCCGGAGGGGGTCCCTGCCTGGCGAGGAGACGGGGCCCCCCAGAGCTGCCGGGAAGGCACCGGGTGCCAAGGCCAGGTCGGAGCCCCCTGCCACTGCCAGGAACAGCAGACACAGTGTTGGCACAGCCCAGGACGCCGGGGTCTCCAGGAGAGCTGGGAAAG ggcagcaggtgctggggAAGGAACCACCCCCCCGGCGGAGCAATGCCACCCGGCTGGAGGCGGGCAGAGCACGGCCGGGCGCGCGGCCCGAGGGGGGACCCATCATGCCCTCGCTGCCCACCGCCTGCCTCCTCTCCGACTCGGCCATCGCCTGCGGAAACGTCCACATGAAGCAGGTGCCGGCACTGAGCGACGCCGGGCTAAAAATGCTTTACCTGGCAG ACAACGAGATCTCCCGGCTGCCGCGCGGGGTCTTTGCGGGGCTCCCCAACCTGGAGTGGGTGGATCTCAGCAAGAACCAGCTGGACTCCGGGGGCCTGCACCCCAAGGCCTTCCAG AACCTGACCAAGTTGAAGCGGCTGAATCTAGATGGGAACCGGCTCACGAGGATCCCATCCCTGCCCCCGTCCCTGCTGGAGCTAAAAGTGAACGACAATGGGCTCGAGAGACTGCAGAGTGACAGCTTTCGAG GGCTCTATAAGCTGTTGACCCTGGAGCTGGAAGGGGATGAGTTGCATGACGGGAACGTGATCCCAACCTCCTTCAAACCTTTGCGCAGCCTCATCTATCTGCGGCTGGATCGGAACCGGTTCCGGGCCATCCCCTcgggcctgcccccctccctgcag gagctGCATCTTGACTCCAATCACATAGAggaggtgcgggaggggctgcTCAACAAGACCCTGAACCTCAGCGTCCTGGTTCTGAGCAACAACAAGCTCCAGGAGGATCGGATTGCGCCGCGGGCCTGGATTGACCTGCC GAAGCTGGAGTCCCTGGACCTCTCCTACAACCGGCTGGTGCACGTGCCGTCCTTCCTGCCGCGCCGGCTGCGCCAGCTGACCCTGCACCACAACCGCATCGAGCGCGTCCCGGGCTACGTCTTCGCTCACCTGCGCCCAGGGCTGGAGTTCCTCCGCCTGTCCCACAACCGCCTGCGGGCCGAGGGCGTCCACGCCACCTCCTTCGCCGGGCTGGGCCGGTCCCTGGCCGAGCTGCTGCTGGACCACAACCAGCTGCAGGCCGTGCCCCGGGGGCTGCTGGGCCTCAAGGGGCTGCAGGTCCTGCGGCTGAGCCACAACCTCATCAG GCAGGTCCCGCTGAACTCGGTGTGCGACACGCGGGTGGCCGAGGACTCCAGCCTGGTCTCCATGCGCCTGGAGCAGAACCTGATCGACCTGCGGCGCATCCCGCCCACGGCCTTCTCCTGCATCCGGGCCTACCACAGCGTGGTGCTGCACCCGCAGCGCGGCCAGGCCTAG
- the BGN gene encoding biglycan — translation MACHRLLKKDIVTLCRKRGLSVGKFTKAELIVQLEEDDRSKEQIPDPNWGYIRIWEQLEREPGIAKTPVPDQTRVFTIGFPIGGSRRTGLELSPREQEDCGRQREPEKELQKQQQHELAVVGRRGLGDLPGVADGIQMWAWLVCAHPASSSQGVNPPSQTHSAARPVLSCSQPAGTPESPRSPAMLRALLLAALLGLARARPFEQPAFWDFAMDEGAAQRDEEEASGVFPTSGAPDFEDVVPAYGGLCPFGCRCHLRVVQCSDLGLSSVPKDITPDTRLLDLQNNRLTELRLGDFEGLQELYALVLVNNKISRVHEKAFSPLHRLQKLYISKNQLAEIPPNLPPSLVELRIHDNKIRKVPKDVFKGLNNMNCIEMGGNPLENSGFEPGAFDGLKLNYLRISEAKLTGIPKDLPETLNELHLDHNKIQAIEQEDLIRYGKLARLGLGHNAMRMIENRSLTFVPALRELHLDHNRLSRVPPGLPGLRFLQVVYLHANDITQVGVNDFCPVGFGVKRAYYSGISLFGNPVPYWEVQPATFRCVTGRLALQFGNYKK, via the exons atggcctgtcaccgtctccttaagaaggacattgtaaccctgtgcagaaagagagggttgagcgttggaaagttcaccaaagcagagttaatcgtgcagctggaggaggatgaccgctctaaggaacagattcctgaccccaactggggctatatcaggatctgggagcagctggagcgggagccaggcatcgccaagactcctgtccccgaccagacgagggtcttcacgatcgggttccccatcgggggatcgagacggacgggattggagctgagtccgagagagcaagaggactgtgggagacagcgagagcccgagaaagagctgcagaagcagcagcagcatgaactggcggtggtggggcggagaggcctaggggacctccccggg GTGGCTGATGGGATCCAGATGTGGGCCTGGCTTGTGTGTGCGCATCCGGCATCCAGCTCCCAGGGAGTGAATCCACCCAGCCAGACCCACAGCGCTGCCCGCCCTGTCCTGTCCTGCTCCCAGCCTGCGGGAA CACCTGAATCCCCCCGAAG ccccgccatgCTGCGCGCTCTGCTGCTGGCCGCCCTGCTGGGCCTGGCGCGGGCGCGGCCCTTCGAGCAGCCGGCCTTCTGGGACTTCGCCATGGACGAGGGGGCCGCGCAGCGGGACGAGGAGGAGGCCTCGGGCGTCTTCCCCACCTCGGGGGCCCCCGACTTCGAGGACGTCGTCCCTGCCTACGGGGGCCTGTGCCCCTTCGGCTGCCGCTGCCACCTGCGGGTGGTGCAGTGCTCCGACCTGG GCCTGAGCTCGGTGCCCAAGGACATCACCCCCGACACGAGGCTGCTGGATCTGCAGAACAACCGGCTCACGGAGCTGCGGCTCGGCGACTTCGAGGGGCTGCAGGAACTCTAC GCCCTGGTGCTGGTGAACAACAAGATCTCGCGGGTGCACGAAAAGGCCTTCAGCCCCCTGCACCGGCTGCAGAAGCTCTACATCTCCAAGAACCAGCTGGCCGAGATCCCGCCCAACCTGCCGCCCTCCCTGGTCGAGCTGCGCATCCACGACAACAAGATCCGCAAGGTGCCCAAGGACGTCTTCAAGGGGCTCAACAACATGAACTGCATCG AGATGGGGGGCAACCCCTTGGAGAACAGCGGATTCGAACCCGGCGCCTTCGATGGCCTGAAGCTGAATTACCTGCGCATCTCAGAGGCCAAGCTGACGGGGATCCCCAAAg acctgCCCGAGACCCTGAACGAGCTGCATCTGGACCACAACAAAATCCAGGCCATTGAGCAGGAAGACCTGATCCGCTACGGGAAGCTGGCCAG GCTGGGCCTGGGGCACAATGCCATGCGGATGATCGAGAATAGGAGCCTGACCTTCGTCCCGGCGCTCCGGGAGCTGCACCTTGACCACAACCGGCTCTCCCGCGTGCCCCCCGGGCTGCCCGGCCTCCGCTTCCTGCAG GTGGTATACCTGCACGCCAATGACATCACGCAGGTGGGGGTGAACGATTTCTGCCCCGTGGGGTTCGGGGTGAAGCGAGCCTATTACAGTGGAATCAGCCTCTTCGGGAACCCGGTCCCCTACTGGGAGGTGCAGCCGGCCACCTTCCGCTGCGTCACCGGCCGCCTGGCCCTCCAGTTCGGCAACTACAAGAAataa
- the LOC125628034 gene encoding protein bicaudal D homolog 1 isoform X3 encodes MPLPLAGTQPCRPVPTMELVKAPADLAQLQAEVGRLAAELQEATQEKVQAAQYGLAVLEENGELKQRCGELEGQLEGLSSELSQMKEALAECHSSHRRAAVAGETREESLVREAAASEAQLAARMGEQQGELRQLQCRLSNAGAESERLRAALQGLRQECQALEAEKAQLREELKQYKSRELRQLQDCAELEEENISLQKQVSLLKGNQVEFEALKHELRCRDEEAVLAGAQLEELGRLRELAERQLEEVLETLAVEREQRRELRRELAACTGGRPGSLGSLQAGLEELSQDEELDSGFANGSASVGDFGERASTPHARPAPSLVADLFSELSLAEVPKLRQQLLQVDREKACLAADVQEARGQLDSARVALTDQQQRNGLLLEQLKARPASPEPQPWQDLVAQLEGQLRASRKLAGELQARLAQAQEELLGLMEELATLYHQVCAWRGLTPQRVVLDYYRDGRGTRRLLGKREPAGKTHLQPEPGAGPCEDQSPAGEPLNVSHLAVVLREQLGHLQGALVLWQQRPPGQGLPAAELEQDKEVLAEEVMKLRSLLSTKREQIATLRTVLKANKQTAEVALSNLKGQYEGEKALVSDTMLKLRRELKALKEDATTFSSLRAMFASRCDQYVSQLDEMQRQLAVAEDEKKTLSSLLRMAIQQKLALTQRLESLESPAHGTRARPRSTRSTAH; translated from the exons ATGCCGCTGCCCCTCGCCGGGACCCAGCCCTGCCGCCCGGTGCCCACTATGGAGTTGGTGAAAGCGCCCGCAGACCTGGCCCAGCTGCAGGCGGAGGTGGGGCGCCTGGCGGCCGAGCTGCAGGAGGCGACGCAGGAGAAGGTCCAGGCCGCCCAGTACGGGCTGGCGGTGCTGGAGGAGAACGGGGAGCTCAAGCAGCGCTGCGGGgagctggaggggcagctggagGGGCTGAGCTCGGAGCTGTCCCAAATGAAGGAG GCCCTGGCTGAGTGCCACAGCAGCCACCGGCGGGCGGCGGTGGCCGGGGAGACCCGGGAGGAGAGCCTGGTGCGCGAGGCTGCGGCCAGCGAGGCCCAGCTCGCAGCCCGcatgggggagcagcagggggagctgcgGCAGCTGCAATGCCGGCTGAGCAACGCGGGCGCTGAGAGCGAGCGGCTGCGCGCCGCCCTGCAGGGCCTGCGCCAG GAGTGCCAGGCCTTGGAGGCAGAGAAGGCCCAGCTGCGGGAGGAGCTGAAGCAGTACAAGAGCCGGGAGCTGCGGCAGCTGCAGGACTGCgctgagctggaggaggagaacatCTCCCTGCAGAAGCAGGTGTCCCTGCTCAAGGGCAACCAG GTGGAGTTTGAGGCCCTGAAGCACGAGCTGCGGTGCCGGGATGAGGAGGCAGTGCTGGCCGGagcccagctggaggagctggggcggCTGCGGGAGCTGGCAGAGCGGCAGCTGGAGGAGGTGCTGGAGACGCTGGCGGTGGAGCGGGAGCAGCGGCGGGAGCTGCGGCGGGAGCTGGCGGCCTGCACCGGGGGCCGCCCCGGCTCGCTGGGCAGCCTGCAGGCCGGCCTGGAGGAGCTAAGCCAGGATGAGGAGCTGGACAGCGGCTTTGCCAATGGCAGCGCCAGCGTGGGGGACTTCGGGGAGCGGGCGTCCACTCCCCACGCCCGCCCTGCGCCCAGCCTCGTCGCCGACCTCTTCAGTGAGCTCAGCCTGGCCGAGGTGCCCAAGCTgcggcagcagctgctccag GTGGACCGGGAGAAAGCCTGCCTGGCAGCTGATGTGCAGGAGGCCCGGGGGCAGCTGGACAGCGCCAGGGTGGCCTTGACAGATCAGCAGCAGCGCAATGGCCTCCTCCTGGAGCAGCTCAAGGCCAGGCCAGCATCCCCggagccccagccctggcaggacCTGGTGGCGCAGCTGGAGGGGCAGCTGCGGGCCTCCCGGAAGCTggcaggggagctgcaggcccggctggcccaggcccaggaggagctgctggggctgaTGGAGGAACTGGCCACCCTCTACCACCAGGTCTGCGCCTGGCGTGGCCTGACGCCGCAGCGGGTGGTGCTGGATTATTACCGGGACGGGCGCGGCACCAGGAGGCTGCTGGGCAAGAGGGAGCCGGCGGGCAAGACCCATCTCCAGCCGGAGCCAGGGGCGGGGCCCTGTGAGGACCAGTCACCCGCTGGGGAGCCCCTCAATGTCTCCCACCTGGCGGTGGTGCTGCGGGAGCAGCTGGGGCacctgcagggggcgctggtCCTGTGGCAGCAGCGGCCCCCCGGGCAGGGCCTGCCCGCCGCCGAGCTGGAGCAGGACAAGGAGGTGCTGGCTGAAGAGGTGATGAAGCTTCGCTCCCTGCTCAGCACCAAGCGGGAGCAGATCGCCACGCTGCGCACTGTGCTCAAGGCCAACAAGCAG ACGGCGGAGGTGGCGCTCTCCAACCTGAAGGGGCAGTACGAGGGGGAGAAAGCCCTGGTGTCGGACACCATGCTCAAGCTGCGCCGCGAGCTGAAGGCCTTGAAGGAGGACGCCACCACCTTCTCCTCCCTACGCGCCATGTTTGCCAGCCG GTGTGACCAGTACGTCTCCCAGCTGGACGAGATGCAGCGGCAGCTGGCCGTGGCGGAGGATGAGAAGAAGACGCTCAGCTCCTTGCTGCGCATGGCCATCCAGCAGAAGCTGGCTCTCACCCAGCGCCTGGAGAGCCTGGAGAGCCCGGCCCACGGCACCCGGGCCAGACCGCGCAGCACCAGGAGCACCGCG CACTGA
- the LOC125628036 gene encoding extracellular matrix protein 2 isoform X2 — MPSLPTACLLSDSAIACGNVHMKQVPALSDAGLKMLYLADNEISRLPRGVFAGLPNLEWVDLSKNQLDSGGLHPKAFQFLPPQNLTKLKRLNLDGNRLTRIPSLPPSLLELKVNDNGLERLQSDSFRGLYKLLTLELEGDELHDGNVIPTSFKPLRSLIYLRLDRNRFRAIPSGLPPSLQELHLDSNHIEEVREGLLNKTLNLSVLVLSNNKLQEDRIAPRAWIDLPKLESLDLSYNRLVHVPSFLPRRLRQLTLHHNRIERVPGYVFAHLRPGLEFLRLSHNRLRAEGVHATSFAGLGRSLAELLLDHNQLQAVPRGLLGLKGLQVLRLSHNLIRQVPLNSVCDTRVAEDSSLVSMRLEQNLIDLRRIPPTAFSCIRAYHSVVLHPQRGQA; from the exons ATGCCCTCGCTGCCCACCGCCTGCCTCCTCTCCGACTCGGCCATCGCCTGCGGAAACGTCCACATGAAGCAGGTGCCGGCACTGAGCGACGCCGGGCTAAAAATGCTTTACCTGGCAG ACAACGAGATCTCCCGGCTGCCGCGCGGGGTCTTTGCGGGGCTCCCCAACCTGGAGTGGGTGGATCTCAGCAAGAACCAGCTGGACTCCGGGGGCCTGCACCCCAAGGCCTTCCAG TTTCTCCCCCCCCAGAACCTGACCAAGTTGAAGCGGCTGAATCTAGATGGGAACCGGCTCACGAGGATCCCATCCCTGCCCCCGTCCCTGCTGGAGCTAAAAGTGAACGACAATGGGCTCGAGAGACTGCAGAGTGACAGCTTTCGAG GGCTCTATAAGCTGTTGACCCTGGAGCTGGAAGGGGATGAGTTGCATGACGGGAACGTGATCCCAACCTCCTTCAAACCTTTGCGCAGCCTCATCTATCTGCGGCTGGATCGGAACCGGTTCCGGGCCATCCCCTcgggcctgcccccctccctgcag gagctGCATCTTGACTCCAATCACATAGAggaggtgcgggaggggctgcTCAACAAGACCCTGAACCTCAGCGTCCTGGTTCTGAGCAACAACAAGCTCCAGGAGGATCGGATTGCGCCGCGGGCCTGGATTGACCTGCC GAAGCTGGAGTCCCTGGACCTCTCCTACAACCGGCTGGTGCACGTGCCGTCCTTCCTGCCGCGCCGGCTGCGCCAGCTGACCCTGCACCACAACCGCATCGAGCGCGTCCCGGGCTACGTCTTCGCTCACCTGCGCCCAGGGCTGGAGTTCCTCCGCCTGTCCCACAACCGCCTGCGGGCCGAGGGCGTCCACGCCACCTCCTTCGCCGGGCTGGGCCGGTCCCTGGCCGAGCTGCTGCTGGACCACAACCAGCTGCAGGCCGTGCCCCGGGGGCTGCTGGGCCTCAAGGGGCTGCAGGTCCTGCGGCTGAGCCACAACCTCATCAG GCAGGTCCCGCTGAACTCGGTGTGCGACACGCGGGTGGCCGAGGACTCCAGCCTGGTCTCCATGCGCCTGGAGCAGAACCTGATCGACCTGCGGCGCATCCCGCCCACGGCCTTCTCCTGCATCCGGGCCTACCACAGCGTGGTGCTGCACCCGCAGCGCGGCCAGGCCTAG
- the LOC125628034 gene encoding protein bicaudal D homolog 1 isoform X1: MPSPHFRATYGRGLGHRCVVSAGGYSLSLPTGMPLPLAGTQPCRPVPTMELVKAPADLAQLQAEVGRLAAELQEATQEKVQAAQYGLAVLEENGELKQRCGELEGQLEGLSSELSQMKEALAECHSSHRRAAVAGETREESLVREAAASEAQLAARMGEQQGELRQLQCRLSNAGAESERLRAALQGLRQECQALEAEKAQLREELKQYKSRELRQLQDCAELEEENISLQKQVSLLKGNQVEFEALKHELRCRDEEAVLAGAQLEELGRLRELAERQLEEVLETLAVEREQRRELRRELAACTGGRPGSLGSLQAGLEELSQDEELDSGFANGSASVGDFGERASTPHARPAPSLVADLFSELSLAEVPKLRQQLLQVDREKACLAADVQEARGQLDSARVALTDQQQRNGLLLEQLKARPASPEPQPWQDLVAQLEGQLRASRKLAGELQARLAQAQEELLGLMEELATLYHQVCAWRGLTPQRVVLDYYRDGRGTRRLLGKREPAGKTHLQPEPGAGPCEDQSPAGEPLNVSHLAVVLREQLGHLQGALVLWQQRPPGQGLPAAELEQDKEVLAEEVMKLRSLLSTKREQIATLRTVLKANKQTAEVALSNLKGQYEGEKALVSDTMLKLRRELKALKEDATTFSSLRAMFASRCDQYVSQLDEMQRQLAVAEDEKKTLSSLLRMAIQQKLALTQRLESLESPAHGTRARPRSTRSTAH, encoded by the exons ATGCCCTCCCCCCACTTCAGGGCCACGTACGGGAGGGGGCTAGGGCACAGGTGTGTGGTGTCTGCAGGAGGTTACAGCCTGTCCCTGCCCACAGGCATGCCGCTGCCCCTCGCCGGGACCCAGCCCTGCCGCCCGGTGCCCACTATGGAGTTGGTGAAAGCGCCCGCAGACCTGGCCCAGCTGCAGGCGGAGGTGGGGCGCCTGGCGGCCGAGCTGCAGGAGGCGACGCAGGAGAAGGTCCAGGCCGCCCAGTACGGGCTGGCGGTGCTGGAGGAGAACGGGGAGCTCAAGCAGCGCTGCGGGgagctggaggggcagctggagGGGCTGAGCTCGGAGCTGTCCCAAATGAAGGAG GCCCTGGCTGAGTGCCACAGCAGCCACCGGCGGGCGGCGGTGGCCGGGGAGACCCGGGAGGAGAGCCTGGTGCGCGAGGCTGCGGCCAGCGAGGCCCAGCTCGCAGCCCGcatgggggagcagcagggggagctgcgGCAGCTGCAATGCCGGCTGAGCAACGCGGGCGCTGAGAGCGAGCGGCTGCGCGCCGCCCTGCAGGGCCTGCGCCAG GAGTGCCAGGCCTTGGAGGCAGAGAAGGCCCAGCTGCGGGAGGAGCTGAAGCAGTACAAGAGCCGGGAGCTGCGGCAGCTGCAGGACTGCgctgagctggaggaggagaacatCTCCCTGCAGAAGCAGGTGTCCCTGCTCAAGGGCAACCAG GTGGAGTTTGAGGCCCTGAAGCACGAGCTGCGGTGCCGGGATGAGGAGGCAGTGCTGGCCGGagcccagctggaggagctggggcggCTGCGGGAGCTGGCAGAGCGGCAGCTGGAGGAGGTGCTGGAGACGCTGGCGGTGGAGCGGGAGCAGCGGCGGGAGCTGCGGCGGGAGCTGGCGGCCTGCACCGGGGGCCGCCCCGGCTCGCTGGGCAGCCTGCAGGCCGGCCTGGAGGAGCTAAGCCAGGATGAGGAGCTGGACAGCGGCTTTGCCAATGGCAGCGCCAGCGTGGGGGACTTCGGGGAGCGGGCGTCCACTCCCCACGCCCGCCCTGCGCCCAGCCTCGTCGCCGACCTCTTCAGTGAGCTCAGCCTGGCCGAGGTGCCCAAGCTgcggcagcagctgctccag GTGGACCGGGAGAAAGCCTGCCTGGCAGCTGATGTGCAGGAGGCCCGGGGGCAGCTGGACAGCGCCAGGGTGGCCTTGACAGATCAGCAGCAGCGCAATGGCCTCCTCCTGGAGCAGCTCAAGGCCAGGCCAGCATCCCCggagccccagccctggcaggacCTGGTGGCGCAGCTGGAGGGGCAGCTGCGGGCCTCCCGGAAGCTggcaggggagctgcaggcccggctggcccaggcccaggaggagctgctggggctgaTGGAGGAACTGGCCACCCTCTACCACCAGGTCTGCGCCTGGCGTGGCCTGACGCCGCAGCGGGTGGTGCTGGATTATTACCGGGACGGGCGCGGCACCAGGAGGCTGCTGGGCAAGAGGGAGCCGGCGGGCAAGACCCATCTCCAGCCGGAGCCAGGGGCGGGGCCCTGTGAGGACCAGTCACCCGCTGGGGAGCCCCTCAATGTCTCCCACCTGGCGGTGGTGCTGCGGGAGCAGCTGGGGCacctgcagggggcgctggtCCTGTGGCAGCAGCGGCCCCCCGGGCAGGGCCTGCCCGCCGCCGAGCTGGAGCAGGACAAGGAGGTGCTGGCTGAAGAGGTGATGAAGCTTCGCTCCCTGCTCAGCACCAAGCGGGAGCAGATCGCCACGCTGCGCACTGTGCTCAAGGCCAACAAGCAG ACGGCGGAGGTGGCGCTCTCCAACCTGAAGGGGCAGTACGAGGGGGAGAAAGCCCTGGTGTCGGACACCATGCTCAAGCTGCGCCGCGAGCTGAAGGCCTTGAAGGAGGACGCCACCACCTTCTCCTCCCTACGCGCCATGTTTGCCAGCCG GTGTGACCAGTACGTCTCCCAGCTGGACGAGATGCAGCGGCAGCTGGCCGTGGCGGAGGATGAGAAGAAGACGCTCAGCTCCTTGCTGCGCATGGCCATCCAGCAGAAGCTGGCTCTCACCCAGCGCCTGGAGAGCCTGGAGAGCCCGGCCCACGGCACCCGGGCCAGACCGCGCAGCACCAGGAGCACCGCG CACTGA